Proteins encoded together in one Lathyrus oleraceus cultivar Zhongwan6 chromosome 5, CAAS_Psat_ZW6_1.0, whole genome shotgun sequence window:
- the LOC127087144 gene encoding histone H2A.2-like codes for MDASTKTKKGAAGRKGGGPRKKSVTRSVRAGLQFPVGRIGRFLKKGRYAQRVGTGAPVYLAAVLEYLAAEVLELAGNAARDNKKKSISPRHLLLAVRNDEELGKLLAGVTIARGGVLPNINPVLLPKRTESAATAPKSPSKARKSPKKA; via the exons ATGGACGCAAGCACAAAGACAAAGAAGGGAGCCGCAGGAAGGAAAGGAGGAGGACCAAGGAAGAAATCAGTAACCAGATCCGTCAGAGCTGGACTTCAATTTCCCGTTGGAAGAATCGGTCGTTTCTTGAAGAAAGGTAGATACGCTCAACGTGTTGGTACTGGTGCTCCAGTTTACTTGGCTGCAGTTCTCGAATATCTTGCTGCTGAG GTTCTTGAGTTGGCTGGGAATGCAGCACGTGACAACAAGAAGAAAAGTATCAGTCCAAGACATTTGTTGTTAGCTGTGAGGAATGATGAAGAGCTTGGAAAATTGCTTGCTGGTGTTACTATTGCTCGTGGTGGTGTTCTTCCTAACATCAACCCAGTGCTTTTGCCTAAGAGGACTGAAAGTGCTGCTACTGCTCCCAAGTCGCCTTCCAAGGCAAGGAAATCTCCAAAGAAGGCTTAG
- the LOC127087145 gene encoding organelle RRM domain-containing protein 6, chloroplastic — translation MSQRIGTRLFVSRLSFYTTNEQFVNLFSPFGALKEASLVIDPKTKRPKGFGFVSYESGIEAEKAMKALNGRIVDGRLIFVEPAKVKDS, via the exons ATGTCTCAACGAATCGGAACAAGGCTATTTGTCAGCA GACTATCATTTTACACTACAAACGAACAGTTCGTGAACTTGTTCTCACCATTCGGAGCACTTAAAGAAG CTTCACTTGTGATAGACCCAAAAACCAAAAGACCTAAAGGTTTTGGTTTTGTCTCGTATGAGTCTGGAATTGAAGCAGAAAAGGCTATGAAAGCGTTAAATGGAAGG ATAGTTGATGGAAGGCTAATTTTTGTCGAACCTGCAAAAGTGAAGGATTCTTGA